The genomic interval aatcatgaaatagagactaattttatagactaaaaataattagttgttgtagtgactaaattagagaccagaTACTAAACACAATCTTTGTTTATAaatctaattatttaaataattggtagttaaataTTGGTcactaattagatacaaatttaaaaactatttaacaataatataaattaatttttaaaaaaattaatggatCAATTTGTGTTGCAATAATTAGTCAGCAATAAATCCATAAATATTAGGTATTCAAAAACATATTGAAAAGCATGTCATCAACACTTTGAAAAttgcttttatatattttacattgCATCTAGTCCTAGTGAGGaagaaaagtagaaaaataGAGCATAGCCATGATTCTTTGTTTGGCAAAGAAGAAGTAAAGCTAGCATGACCCTTTTTTAATAAATAGCCTTTTCCCTTTTTCCACATGTTTTTTTACAATGGAGTAAGAAGATTTCCATTGTGATAAACCTTTGACATAGATGAAGGGACAAAAGCTTGTGGTAATGGTGATAAAGGTaaaagttttatatatatatatatatgatggaGATTGAGAAATTTATGCTTTATAGTAAATGGAATTGGGTAGTTTGAATGTTCTGTTTGGGATAGGAAGTCCATCAAAAGTGCTCCATTGATCTCCAACAATGCCCCATATACGATGACCTTCATCAACCAATTCTTGTCTCACCTTAGAATTGTATCTTTTTACTTCCATCAATTCATCATCAAAACCCCTGCCAAGTTATTCAATTTTGTTAGGGATACTGTGCTAAATTTCTTACTGTAGGACATTAGGGTCCCATAACTAAGTGCTCAATTTCTGACAGAAACCGTTAACATTGAATTGATTACCTCAATTTAAGAGTAGCCCAACCATGGTACCCAACATTGACTAGGTTGTCTACTGTTGCAGATCTAAGGATTTCCTTTCTTGAAGAAACCAGAAAGATTTTGAAGCCTTTGTTCTTTATTTCATGGAAGAGCTCCAATGTGTGATCAAGAGCTGGTGCCTTGCTTTGCTTCATCCATGCTTCTAAAGATGTTGCATTCAACTTTTCTCCCCTGGTGTATTTTAATGTTAATAATCAACAACAAATTTCATAATCAACAACATCAAAAGAAATTTGTCCATATTGCTTTCGTTACagaacaaacacaaacaagttATGTGCAACTCTTGATTTCaagtatttcaaaattaaataccAATTCTTTACACTTTTTAGATTCAAATGAAAGGAGATTTGTTATCCTGGCTACATCAGATTAGCTTAGTGACCTaattcacctttctttctttgAATAATCTTCACAAAGAATTTTGGCTAAATTATTCTAACAACTTTGGGAACTTTCGTCAGTGGAAATAAAACAATGTGGAGTGACTTACACACGTCACTATATGACGCATCACAGATTGCACTTCCTTGGTAAAAGACACAgcaaatataaacaaattgaaccaacaaaaatgAATTGATTCCACAACATCTTCACCATTAATGACATGAACTAGTTTTGCACCACTTGGACAAAAATAGCAGCAACTGAATCTACTCGACATGGTGTCATAATCATCATGTCTACTGTAAACTAGTTAATGCTTGAAATCTGAACGGTTCCCATGATTATACTAGATTAGAGTAACACCAAAAGTTAATTACATGTGTGtgcactatatatatatataataaaaacaaaaggctTAGTAGTATTAGGCACTTACCCAAAACCATGCTTCTTATAATAAGGAATTGTGGACAAAAGGGTGTCGTCAATATCAAAAATCCAGGAATCTTTGCCATCACCTTTCAAAGTGCAGTACCCACTGAGATAGAGCCTAATCTCTTCCACTGCCCTCAGAGAGTCAGCTTTGTACTGAGATGAAGTCATGTACTTCTTCACGTGTTGCACACATTCTTGAGGAACAACTCTGAACCCCCTAATGTTGTTTAGTTCAACATTTATCCTCCAACTCTCACAGTAGCTCTTCAAGTTGTCTCCAACCACTTTCTCCCCCCATCTTTGGTTCAGTATATTCCATTCTGGACTCACTTCCTCAACCCTTTTTCCCCATAGGTTCAGTATGTTCCATTCTGGACTCACCAGACCAATGAAGAGGCCTAATATGATCAGTGAGAGTGCCAGACACTTGGCCATTTGACAGAGAGGGATGGATGAATTCTGTGAAAAAGGAAACTGAGTGAAGAAAATACATATAGGCGTGAAATGGAGTGTGGGACACACAGTGACTATAGCTAGGTGATCATTCTTGTCCAACACATTAATACACCAGTTGATTTTGAGTGTACAAATTTTACCAATGATGTAAAATTTACATAAAACAGTGTGAATTAATCGACATTATAGTATAATATACATGGCCTTTTAAGGATATGTGAAATTGTAGACAAAAATCATTGTCTGCATATAATTTTAGTGGCAAATGTAACATGCAAGCTTGAAAAACAAACATAGAAATAGTATTTTGAATTGCTTAGTAATTCAAAGTTTGGGGTGAAAACTCGAAAGTAGTATACCAGTACTTTGTACAGTTGGATAATTGACAACTAGTTTTAGTCATTCATAATTACAAGTATTAACTTCAATAGCACTCATTAAATGGCCTGCATGTGAGCCTTATTATTTCGTTCCACTTTGTTGGTTGTGTTTGCTAATCATATTTACTAAATACATAACCTGatgtaaagaaaataaatacatgAGTGTTTCTATACATATATTATTAAGAAAAGAACTTAAAATTAACTGAACAAGTAAAACCGACTTATAAAATTTACACTAACTTATATATCCATGGCTACCTTttactaaattattattattagaaacTACTGTTGTATATAGGTTTATACATAAAATTGAAACTTGTTTATGCCGCAATAGAGAATTTCAATCAGAAGCATTAATCATACTACCTTGTTGCACCTCACTTATTAGTAAGGATTCAAATTATTTGATGTGTGTTCATCCGTATTCCAGGTTGGAAGAAAACTTCTTTCGGCTAACTTTTACGCACTCTTTAAGAATTTTGGGTCAGTCCATCATCATTGCCACACATCACGGGCACCTTTTTGGAAAGACGGTGAAATGTTATCATTGATATTGACAACACTAATAAAAGTCTTTAGTagttttgttatatttattagtctgttattcttttgtatttctGCTACATAAGATCTCAGTATACAAATCATTCATTCTGTTATTGCCATGGACAATATTCTGAATCCGAATCCTAGTTGTGTTTGAAAAGATGTTTATAGGTCCTTTAATCTCTGGATTGCCATAGGGCAGAGACATAGTGACATACAGGTGTTTTAGGAAATGATTGAATCGCTAATTAGGTTGTTTAAGAAAAGGATTAACAGGGGGCCAGAAGGGAAATAAAGTAAGCTGAATAATATTGTACATGTTCCAGCTAAGGGAAGCAATTTTTCAAACTTTTGTACCTTTATTTTGTTGAAAAATAAATGAGGTACTGATATGGGGTAGTGGATCTTTATTTTCCTAAGAGGACATCTCATCACATGTAGTGAGACCCTTACCACTGTAAAATGAAATTTGAACAGATTCcagagagaagagaagaaatCTGTGATCacaattcaatatatatatatatatatgctcaTCATAACAAAGGATTGAATACAAATGGCTAAAGCAAGTTTGCATATGCAAAGTATGAGTATACTAGAAAGAGAACAAAATGTAGGAAAACTTATTATTCATCTTAAGAAATGTAAATTCAAATTTCACTGTTGATGATGTAAACCTTAATGAGTAATATATAAGTACTTTTGAAAACGTTCTTTGAATAGTGAAACCATACATCTGATGAACGCCTGGACACAAATTGTGTGCAAACTTTTGATCATAAAAATGACCAAAGGGGAAGATTCTAAAGACAAGACATATCATCAGCCAAGAAGAGGAGGAGGCGTGTGGATATGGTCGTTTGAAGGGCCATCACTGAAGTTGAGGCAATAACTGCGAAAATCATAGCTGTACTGTGGACCTCTCTTGTGCCACCCCGTAGTTTTCTTCCACCTATGCTTCAACTTGCAAACTAGCTGTCTGAGAACTCTTGATGAAGTGCCACAACCAAGTAACCTCTTTCTTGGGACATTACCAAGGGTCACTAAAGGGCTAACTCTCATTTTTGCTTTGAACTGAAGCTTCAAGAACTGAGTCCTTTGAGGGATATAAAACTGTGACATCTTCCTTCTGCTGGCTATGCTAGCTAGCTTCACATTTAAGATCAAGTGACAACATGTGATGCTATTAGACATGCATCATGAGGAATTAGACTAGATGAATGCATTATGAAAGGTAGGTTATCAAATGTGGACCACACAGTATAGGGTGTCAAGTTTTTATTTGCTGGAAATGAAGAGCATGATCATCATGAACACTGCATCAAGTGATCAAACTTTAGTTTGTGGCCTTTTCAAAGATTAATAATGTCCCCAGCATGGAATGGATTGAAAATAAGCCGTCAAGTGGTGTAACATCAATGAAGTGCTCAAGCACTTTTTTGAAGAGTCTTCTATACGGGTGTAGCTCTACCCACTAGAACTTGCTATCTGCATCCTTTGTGATTTACCCTTTTTTGCTCAATGGTTTGGCAAGTTCCTCTTGTGCTCCAAGGTATGAAAACAACCAGATCAGAATCACTAGCTTTAGCTTTGTTTCATGCAGTGATGTAAATGAAATGAAGTCCACCAATAAGGGTAGGATTGAACTACCTCGAACAAGGCCTTTTCCACTTGGGTTCAATTTCTGCTACTTATGCATTTATCCTTCATGAATTTATCactaacaaatttaaatttgcGGCATAGATGCCATGTCATGCAAACCTCCCATCACAAAAATTTGggttaaaaaaaacaaattctcAAAGAACTCAGTTTGATTTGAGGGACAGATAATGTCATTGCTTAAATAAAgtgtaatgtaaagttacaaACAAAATGTGCGTTCATATTTCATTGAACCATCCTACAACTgtatatcattattttattatataacatgttttaatttttattatctgaatattatattattaaaaaagttatcaAATAGTTGTTTAAAAACAACAGTTGATTTCAAATGATATTTtccaaagaaataaaaaaaaagttggaaTCCCAAAACCTGATTTCAACGTTAACGGAACTCTTCAAAAAAATTGAGGGAATGTTTAGGATGATTGTATAGTGTTTAGGGTTCAATATAAGATCAATTAAAACtctttcacaaaatttcaagtTATGCCAAATAAATAAAGTTCATTTAGAAAATTGCAGTATTTTGTGAATTGTGTTACTTGTTAATTCAAGTAGACATTATTACTTTTCCTCTCTTCTGTCAATTGAATCAGTTGGATCAGATGGAAAACATTTAAGTAACCTTTTAAGGAATacaatgaattttaaaaaaatatataa from Phaseolus vulgaris cultivar G19833 chromosome 1, P. vulgaris v2.0, whole genome shotgun sequence carries:
- the LOC137814316 gene encoding acid phosphatase 1, which codes for MAKCLALSLIILGLFIGLVSPEWNILNLWGKRVEEVSPEWNILNQRWGEKVVGDNLKSYCESWRINVELNNIRGFRVVPQECVQHVKKYMTSSQYKADSLRAVEEIRLYLSGYCTLKGDGKDSWIFDIDDTLLSTIPYYKKHGFGGEKLNATSLEAWMKQSKAPALDHTLELFHEIKNKGFKIFLVSSRKEILRSATVDNLVNVGYHGWATLKLRGFDDELMEVKRYNSKVRQELVDEGHRIWGIVGDQWSTFDGLPIPNRTFKLPNSIYYKA